The Desulfomicrobium escambiense DSM 10707 genome segment CATGCCCGGCGGCTGGGCCGACGTGGGCGACCGTCCGTCCGAGACGGCCGAGCGCGAGACCAGGGAGGAGAGCGGCTTCGAGGTCCGCGCGAAGAAGCTCGTCGGAGCCTTCGACGCCAACCGCGGGGCCAAGGCCAGTATGTTCTTCCATGCAGTGAAGCTGGTGTTCCTCTGCGACCTCCTTGGCGGGGACGCGCGGCCCAGCATGGAAACGCTGGAGGTCGGCTTCTTCGATTTCACCGATCTGCCGCCCCTGTCTGAACATCGCACCAACCGGCGGCACATCGATGAAGTCCGAGCCCATCTGCGCGATCCGTTGCGGCCGGCCGCTTTCGACTGACATTCAAATAAAGTTCACAAGATGTACGATCCAGACTGCACCCTGCCCATCGGGGTTTTCGATTCCGGCATAGGCGGCCTCACGGTTCTGAAGGCCCTGACCGAGGCCCTGCCGCGGGAAAGCTTCGTCTATCTCGGCGACACGGCGCGCCTGCCCTACGGCACCAAGAGCGCCAAGTCCGTGACCCGTTACTGCCTTCAGACCACGAGCCTTCTGAAGGAGCGCGGCATCAAGCTTTTGGTCGTGGCCTGCAACACGGCCACGGCCGTGTCCCTGGAAGCCCTGCAGGAGGCCTATCCGGGGCTGCCCGTGGTCGGCGTCATCCGCCCGGGGGCCGAAGCCGCGTGCCGGCAGAGCGAGAGCGGGCGCATCGGCGTCATCGCCACCGAGAGCACGGTCAATGGCGGCAGCTACGAGCGCG includes the following:
- a CDS encoding NUDIX hydrolase, whose product is MVDDPTPRWLEWAREIQALSQTGQAFTKSHYDRLSFGRLEMIAAEIVAEHSSLEAAEAARVFSLEPGYATPKVDVRAAVVQDGRILLVRETADGKWAMPGGWADVGDRPSETAERETREESGFEVRAKKLVGAFDANRGAKASMFFHAVKLVFLCDLLGGDARPSMETLEVGFFDFTDLPPLSEHRTNRRHIDEVRAHLRDPLRPAAFD